CGCCAGTCATTGTGACCAATACAGCTGACTTTAATGATGTCTTAACGACTAAAGAAGCTCGTGTTAACACTGGCGACTATCTCCTCACTGCTGTTAAATAAAAAAGAAATCCGAGAATCAACTTCTCGGATTTTTGTTTATTTGAATTTGTAGTCTTTCACAACTTCAACGGAATTAACCGTTACATTTTCTTTTGGTTTGCTGTTGTCATCGACTTCAAGGTTTGCAATGGTATCAACGACATCCATGCCTTTGATGACTTGTCCAAAGACAGTATATTTGGTATCACCAGCTGGGTAACCACCTTTTTTGTAGGCGTCAATGATAGGTTTTGGATAGCCAGCATTTCCTAGTTGCTTGCTTTGATCGTCCTTGTTTTGAACAATGTAGAATTGGCTGCCATTTGAATTCTTAGCACCAGTATTGGCCATAGCAAGTGCGCCACGGATGTTGTAGAGGAATGGTGTAGGCTCAACAGCGAAACCTTTCTTCCAGATAGATTCTCCGCCAGTACCGTCACCCTTAGGGTCACCACTTTGAATCATGAAGTCCTTGATGACACGGTGGAAGGTAAGACCATCATAGTATTTGTCCTTGGCATGTTTCAAGAAGTTTTCAGAAGCCTTTGGAGCAAGTGTAGGGAAGAGTTTGACTGTGATATCACCCTTTGAAGTGTGGAGGATAACTTCAGCTTCGTCCTTACCGACCTTGTCAGACAACTGTGGAAAGGCATCTTTTCCAGATTTTTGGGCTTTTTCTAATTGTTTAGTGAATATCTTATTATCAACATAAGCATCTCCACGAACGACGCGTGCGATGTTCTCACGAAAGGCAAAACCTAGGCCTGCGATAACAAGTACAATAATTAATGGAATGTACTTTTTAATGTTTTTCATATATAACTCCTTTGGTGCATTATACCTACTATTGTAGCAGAAAAAAACCTTTTGGGAAACGGTTAACAGAGGTCTTTAAATATGGTAGAATGGAACTATCAACAAGAAAATGAACATGGGACTAGATATAGGGAAAGGTTGCCTCAGGCTAAAAAGTGAGGGCTGACTTTTGGAAGGACGCATGCTACTTGCTCTTATCAGAGATAGGTGTCTAAATTCTAACTATAGAAAACTTCGCTAAGCTGAAGGGGCCTCTTGTTTGGATTTCTTGAAAAAAGGAGATTTTTATGTCAACTAAAGCAGAATGGGCTGAACTCTTTGAGTCGGTACACGGGCGTAAGCCTAGCCCCCAAGAATTTTTGGATGCTAAAGCAGCTGACTTTGATACAAGTGCTTTGGCTGCTCAAGCAGCATCTGTAGAAGCACCAGCTAATGAACCTGTCGCTGAAGAAGTAGCTCCAGAACCAGTTGCTACTGAAGAAGTCACAGAACAAGATGACATCGCAGATGTAGCTGAAACAGCTGAGGATGCCGTCGCAGAACAAGCAAGCAGTGAATCACCATTTGGTGCAGAAGCTTTCTCAGAAGCACCTGTGCAACAACCAACACCACAATTTGATTCAAGCATGTTTGAAAAGGCACCTATCTCATCAGCTCAAGGATTTGGAACAGTTCCTAATCCAGCAGCAGCTGGCTCAGCAGATAAACCTCTTTTCAATCTTATCTTGCCAATCGTTGCGATTGCACTTTCAGTAATCTTTGCAGTCTTGGCATGGTTTGTAGGTCCTGCTTGGCTCTTCATCATCTTGACAGTCCTCGCAGTTGCGGTGGCAGTTGTTTCACTTGTCTTTAGCCTTAAATCAAGCAAGAAATTGCTTTCAATCATTGCAACAGGTGTTGCTGGTCTCATGCTCTTTGTGTCTATTGGTGGTTTGATTTTCCAAATCTCTCAAAACGCTAGTGATAACACAAGCTCAAGCAAGACATCAAAAGTTGCTGATAAAGACGATGATGCTGACAAGAAAAATGATGACAGCGATTCAAAATCTGACTCTAAATCTGATTCAAAAGGTGATAGCACTGACGTCAACGATTACATTGACAAAAATGCTAAATTTGACTGGAATGAATCTAAGTTCCAGAAATTGAAAGTCGGTAAAGATACCGTTAAGTCTATCATCAAGACTTATGGTAAGGCTTCTGATGCACAAATCTCTGGCGATGAGATGAAGTTGAACTACTCTGGTAAAGACTATGGTGAAAGTGTTTACCTAACCTTTACGAAACAATATGATGGTACATTTATCTTGTCATATGCTTCAGGTAGATTCCCTCAAGATAAGGTAGAAGTTGATAAGTCTTATAAAGCTGACTGGACAAAAGAACAGTTTGATGCTCTCAATAAGGGGGATTACACTGATCCATCAAACGGTACAAAACTTGAAGATGTCGTTAAGGATCACCCTAAAGCTTCAAGTGCAGAATACACGATTTCAACATCTCGTCAAGGTGAATTCAAAAAAGAAATGACTATTTCTTATAGTGATTATAAGGCTGAAGATGGCAAACTCAAGAGTGTTTACTTGTCATTTGATACCAAAGAAGGTGAAGATACATTCTACCTTACTTATAAATCAGGTCCAGATGAGGATTAATTAAGGGACAGGAGGGGAAACCTTCCTTTTTTTTCTTGATAAAAGGAGAAAGCTATTGAAATTCTTAAATTATACATTCGAGCAAAGTCAGTCTCTTGTCACTAAGGAGACCGTAGAAAAGCTCAATCAAAAAGGAAGCTGGAAACGATTTATTGGCTTGTTAATCACTTCAATTGTTATTTATTTCTTCTCCATTGCTATGCCCATGTTTATAAAAGGATTGACAGTTGATCAAAATCCAACATTTTCTTGGATTCAGTGGCCAGTCATTCTCTTGTATGTAGTCATGTATCTGATCTATCTTTTCTTTTCAATAAAGTACAGAAGAAGCCCGATGAAACTAAAATTCTGCACCTACTTTTATATGGTCGTCTTACTCGCTATCTTTACAGTATGTGCTGGTATAATGATGATGACACGACGAAATATTGTCAGTATACTATCGGGGGCTATGTTTCTTCTGTCCATTTATTATTTGATTCGAACGGTTCCCCGTAAACTGAGAGAAGCCGTTCAAAATCAGACAGAGTTTAGCCCTATGGTAGCTCTTGTAACCGAAAAAATTTCAGATGGCTTGGTCTTTTTAGGAGGAACGGGGATTACAGCTGGACTGGTACTGTTTGACCGCTCTACCGGGAGCGACATCAGAGGGAGTATTGATGCAGTTTTGATGCCCCTAATGCCTGCTATTTTTGTCTTTGCGACTTATGTCTTTTCCATTGATTTGCTACGAGGCTATTACCTCTTCAAATACTCCGAGCGATATAGAGAGCAGTTTGGCTACTCAGCTAAGGACTGGTATGGCGAGAAGTCGAAGGAGTATAGGAGGATGCAGGGGTAAGGTGCATAGAGAAGACCAACAGGTTTTGAAGTTAATTATAAGATTGATGGAAACGTAATAAAGATGATTAAAGTTAATGAAAGTGTAACTACAAAAGTAGAAGCTTCAAAAATATGAAGGTCGTAGTCCAACGTTTTGGTCTCGAAGACAAACAAAAGTTTATGAAAATATAGACTTTAAAATAGTACAGCTTAATTATTATAAAATTTCACTGTCTTTAGATTCTAATGTACTGCCATTTCGTACTTTTAAGAGGTAATATTCTCCTCGTTGCGTAATGACTTGGAGCGTTGCATCCTAGTTTCTAAGGACGTTGCGCATATTTTACTATTCGTTGCGTGCTTTTAGTCATGGGTCTTGATAAATTTAAAGTAACAAATCTGAGGAGGTATTCTTAATGTTACAATTTATTAAGAAAAACAAAACTAATTTTATATGGGTGCTTGCTTTTGGATTAATGGGGTTGATACTGAAACCTTTAGTTAATTTATTGGTCAGTTTATCAAACAAATATCCGTGGGTTACGAGAATGTTATTGTTTCTATTACTCGTTGCTACTTACTTTATTTATAAACTTCCTCTCTATATAATATTAATAGCAATTTTGTTGATAGAGCCTTTTATCGAAGAATAGAAATAAGCTAGGGGTATTAAAATGGACATTGCTACGTTGATTAAAGAATATAGAACTAAAACAGGTATGACTCAGCAAGAACTTGCAGATAAAGTATTTGTTACTCGTCAGACGATTTCTAAATGGGAATTAGGAAAAAGTGAACCTGATAATGTTTCACTGGAACTATTATTTAAAGAGATGAATATTGAAAAAGAATCTCAAAAAGGCATTAAAGCTAATTTAATTAGCAGAAAAAATATTTTACTTACAATCATTGCCGTTTTATTCTCTCCATCGATACTTATCATTAGACTATTGGTACTTAAAATAGGCAAGATAGAAAATAAAAGATTAGTCATTTTGATCAATACCTTTCTCTTTATAATAATTGGCATTTATCTGAAGAGTTTAAAGGATAATGTATACTTTGGTTTCTTGGGAATCATTGCAATTGCTTATAGCCTTTATAGTTTTTATAAGCTTAGTTTGGAGATTAAAAAAGACTAGATACATAGCTATACATTTAAATATAAAAAACTAGTCTTACTAATACTAGACTGTATATATGTGCAAGATTTCTAAAGGATGAAGTTATGTCAGTAATCTACTCAAAAGTAAAAATGTCAAATAATATTTTTGAAGCTTGTAAATTGGTAAGAAACTTTATGACTATACCAATTAGTGAGATAAAAAATAGGATTCAAAAGGGAGAAGTTTTATTAGAATGTAATTATCTAGATTTAGAGGAATTGATAAAAATGAGGACCCTCCTAGAAAGTCTTGAAACATTAGGTGCTCAAATATATTTATATGAAGGAGATTACGAGGTAAGTATGGAATTCCTTAGTAATACAATCGAGTCATATAAGGGTATTGCTGAAGATAGAGAAAAGATAGATGAATTGATGTTTTCTGATGAGTAATAAATAAACCATAATGTGAACTGCCCCCAAAAAGTGTGATAGAGAAAATCTAACTTTTGGGTGCAGTTTCTTTTCTTCTTCCATCCATTTTCATGAGATGGCTTGTCACTTAAGCACCTAAGGTAGTCTCAAAAAATTCTCTCTTATATCCGATTTTATTTTCATAAGACGAGATTAAAGTATGATAAAATAAAGAAAAAGAGATAAAGGAGTCAGCTATGGCAACTAGAGAAGAATGGGTGCGTCACTTTGAGGACGTCAATGGACGTAAACCAAGTCCTGAGGAGTTTATGGAAGCTAAGAAAGAGGGTTTTGTCATTGCTTCGGAGGAACCAAGTGCCCAAGTGTCTGAGCAGGTTGAGGCTAAGCAGGTGGATAGTTCTGAAGCTACTGAAGAGGTGACAGCTGACTCAGTAGCAGATACGCAACCAGAAGAGGCTCAGGTGGCATTAGAGGAGGAAGCTCCTAAGCCAATGCCTGAGTTGAATATGGAGAAAGAGCAAGAAAAAGAAACTCCAAAGGCAAGTCAGATACCTTTGGAAAACCCTTATTACAAACCAAAAGTAACCAAGAATAATGCTTTTGTTAATATTGCTTTGCCGATTATTATCCTAGTTTTGGGGATTCTATTCGTCATTTTGTCTTGGACGCTTCCTTTCGGTTTTGTCTTTACTTTCCTTGCTTTCTTCCTTATCATTCTAGCTATTGTGACTTTGGTTTTGAGTCTGAAGTCGACACGCAAGGCACTTTCTATTATTGCCCTAGTCATGTCAATCATCTTCTTCATGACTTCGCTTGCTGGAGCAGGCTATCAAGCAGTGAAATTTGTCATGAACCATGCTGAGCAGTTCCAAAGTGATGGTCACGATAGAGCTTATCTGTACATCGATGAGAATTATAAGTTTGACTGGACTGAGGATCAGTTTAAGGAGTTGAAGGTTGGTACTTTGACATTGGATGAGGTCTTGGACGCTCACGGTAAGGCGACTGATGCCGAGTATAGTGATGCTTACGAGGAAGATAAACCAGATTTGCTAGACCTTACCTATAGAAAAGAAAACACAGATGGAAACAACTATGTTCGTTTGACTTTTGAGAATAAAGGCGATGTCTATGTTTTGAAATCTGCCTCAGCAACCTTTAACTATGATAAGGTTAAAAAAGTTGATGATTATCATAGCAACTGGACAAAAGATGACTATGAAAAGTTGGCTGTAGGTACACAAGCTGATTTGCTTAAGGGTACACGACTTTCTGAGGTGGTTGAAAAACACCCAGAGGCTAGCTTCACTTATCATGAAATGAGACAAACCGAACAGGGCGATCTCACTCAGTCAGTGAGTCTTAGCTACCGTGATTATAATCCAGAAAATGGTAAGGTAGATACTGTTCGTTTGACCTTCGACTATGACAAACGTGAAAACGAGTACTTCTTGACAGATAAATCAGACGAATAGGACTACTTTGTTAGTCATTCAAGCTCAGGGATACCTGGGCTTTTTAGTATCAACAAAAGAGGATAAAATCTGGTATAATAGAATTGATTGATTTTTCAAGAAAGAAGTGTCACAGATGAACATACAACAACTACGTTATGTCGTAGCCATTGCCAACAGCGGAACCTTCCGTGAGGCAGCCAGCAAGCTCTTTGTGAGCCAGCCTAGCCTATCAGTGGCTATCAAGGATTTGGAGCAGGAGCTGAATTTTCAAATTTTCACCCGTACAACGACGGGGGCTGTCTTGACCAGTCAGGGTATGACCTTTTATGAGCGTGCGCTTGAGGTGGTATGCAGTTTTGATAGTTTTGAAAATCGCTATCTCAATGCTTCTGAAAAGGGTAACCAGTATTCGATTGCCAGCCAGCACTATGACTTTTTGCCACCTTTGATTACGACTTTTTCAGAGCGTTACCCTGATTACAAGGATTTCCGTATCTTTGAGTCTACGACCATTCAGATTTTGGATGAGGTAGCCAAGGGACACAGTGAGATTGGGATTATCTATTTGAATCGTCAAAATAGCAAGGGAATCCAGCAAAATATGGACAAGCTTGGGCTTGAGGCTATTGATTTGATTCCGTTTAAGACGCACATTTATCTCCGTAAGGGGCATCCTCTGGCTAAAAAAGAAAGTCTGGTCATGGAAGACTTGGCGGCCTTGCCTACGGTGCGTTTCACTCAGGAGAAGGACGAGTACCTTTACTATTCTGAGAACTTTGTGGATACGTCAGATTCGTCTCTTATGTTTAACGTGACAGACCGTGCGACTTTGAACGGTATCTTGGAACGTACGGATGCTTATGCGACGGGGTCTGGCTTCTTGGATGCACAAAGTGTGAATGGGATTACGGTGATTCCGCTTGAGGATAATTTGGATAACAAGATGGTTTATGTCCGTCGTAAGGGGATTAACTTGTCGTCTTGTGCTCTCAAGTTTGTCAATGTTATGTTTGACTACTTTGATACATACAAACCATAGGAGGATTTATGCGTAAGGTTGCGATTCCTTTGGCTATTCTAGCTCTGATTGGTTTGGATCAGTGGGTCAAGCATTGGGTTGTGGCAAATATTGCCCTTAACCAAGTTATCAAGGCTATTCCTGGACTTTTCAGCTTAACCTATCTACAGAACCGTGGTGCTGCCTTTTCGATTTTACAGGATCAGAAATATTTCTTTGTGATTTTGACGGTTCTAGTGATTGGTGCGGCTCTGGTTTATCTGGTTAAGAATTATCAGAAGAGTCTTTGGCTGGTGCTATCTTTGGTGTTGATTATCTCAGGTGGTATTGGTAACTTTATTGACCGTCTGCACTTGGGTTACGTGGTTGATATGGTTCAGCTTGATTTTATTGATTTTGCGATATTTAACGTGGCAGACTCCTATCTAACGGTGGGCGTGCTGCTCTTGATTTTAATCTTATGGAAAGAGGAAAATGGAAGTCATCATTAAAGAGGCGGGAAACCGCCTGGACAAGGCCCTGGCAGATTTGACAGAATTGTCACGTAGTCAGGCCAATGAAGCAATCAAGGCTGGGACAGTCTTGGTTAATGGTAAGTCGGCAAAGGCCAAGTATGCGGTTAAAGAGGGTGATGTCATCACCTATGAATTGCCAGAAGAAGAGGTCTTGGAGTACAAGGCCGAGGATATTCCTTTGGATATTATCTACGAAGATGCGGATGTGGCAGTGGTCAACAAACCTCAAGGTATGGTGGTCCATCCCTCAGCTGGTCACACGTCTGGTACCTTGGTCAATGCCCTGATGTATCATGTCAAGGACCTCTCGTCTATCAATGGTGTGGTTCGTCCAGGAATTGTCCACCGTATCGATAAGGACACGTCAGGTCTCCTTATGATTGCTAAGAATGATAAGGCTCACAATGCTTTGGCGGCGGAGCTTAAGGATAAGAAGTCCCTTCGTAAGTATGTGGCTATCGTGCATGGCAATCTGCCTAACGATCGAGGTGTGATTGAGGCTCCGATTGGGCGCTCAGACAAGGATCGCAAGAAGCAGGCGATTACAGCTAAAGGGAAACCGGCAGTTACACGATTTACCGTTCTTGAACGTTTTGGCAACTATACCTTGGTAGAGTTGCAACTGGAAACAGGTCGCACGCACCAGATTCGTGTGCACATGGCTTATATCGGTCACCCGGTGGCGGGAGATCCTCTTTATGGGCCACGCAAGACCCTCAAGGGCCATGGCCAATTTCTACATGCCAAGACCCTTGGTTTCACGCATCCTACGACTGGAGAATTGGTCGAATTTACAGCGGAAGAACCTGCTATTTTCAAGGAAACCTTGGAGAAGTTGAGAGAAGTTTAACAGTCCTAAATTGTCAAATTAAGTTAGACTTTTCAAGTAACTCAGAAAAACTTGGTATGGTGTTTGATAATTCAAAGACTTCCTAGGAATTCTATTTCTTTTATCAGCTATAGCTGATAAATAATTTTGAGAAATATTCGTAAAATCCATTTGTTTCGGTAGCGTGCAGGAATCATCTTTTTCTCTTTGAATAAAAGCCATTTCTACAAAAATAGAAAAGTTTGACAAAAATTTGGAGGTGTGTGATGAAAACTTTTGTACGAGCATTTATAATGACTGTTACTTACTTTTTACCCCTTTTTCTCCTCTCAACAGTTGTATCGGGTGAGACAGTTACGAGTTACTTGCTTGCAGGGGTACTGACGGTGCTAGCCTATCTAGGACTGGTCTGGCTTTATCTGACATTTTGGGATAAAAAACCATGGTCAGTCATGAAATTACGGGTAGACCATCAGGCTATCAAAGGCTTTGTCCTAGCAGCTTCTTGGACTGTTATAATTGTCGTAGCTAGTTGTGTAGGCGCTATTTTTCTAGGCGATGTGGACAAGTCAGCAGCTAGCTGGTCAGTTGCTAACCTTGTGAAAGCTTTTGTATCGGCCTTTTTGATTCAAGGCTTTCCTGAAGAATTAGTCTTTCGGGGCTATATTTTTCAGACCCTTCATCTCAAGCCCGCCCATAAGATGCTGGCGTCAGCTGCTTTATTTGCGGCAATCCATCTAGTACATCTTACATCAGGATGGGGATTTGGGCTCTTAACGACGGCTATGGCATTTTCCTTCGGTCTATTTGCAGCGATTCTACGTGATCGCTATCAGACGACTTGGGCAGCAGTGGCTGTGCATGGAGGAATTCACATGACTCGTAAAATGTTTGAATTGGCTGGCTATGGGTTTGGGAATTCTCATTTTATGCTAGCGGGAGCAGGCTTCTTGTTGTGCTCCATCTATTTACTCTGGCGGTGGTATCGTCCAGTGGCGGATGTCTAGCTTAATTTTACAAATTGGGAGTTATTAAACGGATAGTCTTTCTTGGGAGAGGCGTCTGTTTTTTTCTTGTAAAAGAGTCTGAAATTTGCTATAATTTACCTAATTAAATAAGTCCTTTAATCACTGTCCAGAGAGGCAGGCAAGGAGCCATGAGAAGTGTACGGGTGAACTGTACTCATATTTTTGTGTATCTCCTTGTTTTCGAGGGGATTTTTTTGTATTTAGAAAGGTTCTTTTATGAAGAAAAAAGAGATCGTCGATGACGTAACCATGAAACGTGCCATTACACGTATCACTTATGAGATTATTGAGCGTAACAAAAATCTTGACAAGATTGTCTTGGCTGGTATTAAGACACGTGGTGTTTATATTGCTCAGCGTATCCAAGAGCGCTTGAAACAGTTGGAAAACCTTGATGTGCCATTGATTGAGCTTGATACTAAGGCTTTCCGTGATGATGTTAAGGCTGAACAAGACACATCTGTTTTCCCTATTGAAATTGATGGAACAGATGTTATCCTTGTGGATGATGTGCTTTACACAGGTCGTACGATTCGTGCAGCTATTGATAATATCGTTAGCCATGGACGTCCAGCGCGTGTTGGTTTGGCTGTCTTGGTTGACCGTGGTCACCGTGAATTGCCAATCCGTGCGGACTATGTTGGTAAAAATATCCCAACAAGTGAGTCAGAAGAAATCGAAGTTTTGGTGACAGAAGTTGATGGCAAAGATAGCGTCAACATTATTGATCCAAGCTAAGTTGGCTGACAGATAGGGTGAAACGCCCTTTGTATCTTGTTAATTGAACACGGGACTCATTTCTTAGGAAAAAAGATAAGTCTCCTAGCACTCTTTGGAGTGCGTTGTCGACTTCCTATTTTTCTACAGAAATGTTTGGCTAAGCCAAAACGTCCCTTTGTATCTTATTTAACTGAACACGCCCTAAGCCTTGTGCAAAAAAGATAAATACTCTTAGGAGCTGGTGCTCCGTCATCGTATTTCCTATTTTTGCTTTAGGCTTTATACGGGCTTTGTATCTTGTTAATTGAACACGGGACTCATTTCTTAGGAAAAAAGATAAGTCTCCTAGCACTCTTTGGAGTGCCTTGTCGACTTCCTATTTTTCTACAGAAATGTTTGGCTAAGCCAAAACGTCCCTTTGTATCTTGTTTTTAAGGAGTCCTTTGATATCGTGAATAACGTAAAATATGATGTGAATGATATGCCAAAACCTGGTTTATTGGTTGGTTTGTCATTCCAGCACTTGTTTGCCATGTTTGGTGCGACGGTGCTTGTACCGATTTTGGTTGGGATTGATCCCGCTATTGCTCTTTTCTCATCTGGTTTGGGAACTTTGGCTCACTTGACGGTGACTAAGTACAAGATTCCAGCTTACATGGGGTCTAGTTTCGCCTATATTGCAGCCATGCAGATGCTTATGAAGACTGACGGTATCGCAGCGGTAGCTCAA
The DNA window shown above is from Streptococcus salivarius and carries:
- a CDS encoding peptidylprolyl isomerase translates to MKNIKKYIPLIIVLVIAGLGFAFRENIARVVRGDAYVDNKIFTKQLEKAQKSGKDAFPQLSDKVGKDEAEVILHTSKGDITVKLFPTLAPKASENFLKHAKDKYYDGLTFHRVIKDFMIQSGDPKGDGTGGESIWKKGFAVEPTPFLYNIRGALAMANTGAKNSNGSQFYIVQNKDDQSKQLGNAGYPKPIIDAYKKGGYPAGDTKYTVFGQVIKGMDVVDTIANLEVDDNSKPKENVTVNSVEVVKDYKFK
- a CDS encoding helix-turn-helix transcriptional regulator, producing the protein MDIATLIKEYRTKTGMTQQELADKVFVTRQTISKWELGKSEPDNVSLELLFKEMNIEKESQKGIKANLISRKNILLTIIAVLFSPSILIIRLLVLKIGKIENKRLVILINTFLFIIIGIYLKSLKDNVYFGFLGIIAIAYSLYSFYKLSLEIKKD
- a CDS encoding CD20-like domain-containing protein — its product is MATREEWVRHFEDVNGRKPSPEEFMEAKKEGFVIASEEPSAQVSEQVEAKQVDSSEATEEVTADSVADTQPEEAQVALEEEAPKPMPELNMEKEQEKETPKASQIPLENPYYKPKVTKNNAFVNIALPIIILVLGILFVILSWTLPFGFVFTFLAFFLIILAIVTLVLSLKSTRKALSIIALVMSIIFFMTSLAGAGYQAVKFVMNHAEQFQSDGHDRAYLYIDENYKFDWTEDQFKELKVGTLTLDEVLDAHGKATDAEYSDAYEEDKPDLLDLTYRKENTDGNNYVRLTFENKGDVYVLKSASATFNYDKVKKVDDYHSNWTKDDYEKLAVGTQADLLKGTRLSEVVEKHPEASFTYHEMRQTEQGDLTQSVSLSYRDYNPENGKVDTVRLTFDYDKRENEYFLTDKSDE
- a CDS encoding LysR family transcriptional regulator; translation: MNIQQLRYVVAIANSGTFREAASKLFVSQPSLSVAIKDLEQELNFQIFTRTTTGAVLTSQGMTFYERALEVVCSFDSFENRYLNASEKGNQYSIASQHYDFLPPLITTFSERYPDYKDFRIFESTTIQILDEVAKGHSEIGIIYLNRQNSKGIQQNMDKLGLEAIDLIPFKTHIYLRKGHPLAKKESLVMEDLAALPTVRFTQEKDEYLYYSENFVDTSDSSLMFNVTDRATLNGILERTDAYATGSGFLDAQSVNGITVIPLEDNLDNKMVYVRRKGINLSSCALKFVNVMFDYFDTYKP
- the lspA gene encoding signal peptidase II, with product MRKVAIPLAILALIGLDQWVKHWVVANIALNQVIKAIPGLFSLTYLQNRGAAFSILQDQKYFFVILTVLVIGAALVYLVKNYQKSLWLVLSLVLIISGGIGNFIDRLHLGYVVDMVQLDFIDFAIFNVADSYLTVGVLLLILILWKEENGSHH
- a CDS encoding RluA family pseudouridine synthase translates to MEVIIKEAGNRLDKALADLTELSRSQANEAIKAGTVLVNGKSAKAKYAVKEGDVITYELPEEEVLEYKAEDIPLDIIYEDADVAVVNKPQGMVVHPSAGHTSGTLVNALMYHVKDLSSINGVVRPGIVHRIDKDTSGLLMIAKNDKAHNALAAELKDKKSLRKYVAIVHGNLPNDRGVIEAPIGRSDKDRKKQAITAKGKPAVTRFTVLERFGNYTLVELQLETGRTHQIRVHMAYIGHPVAGDPLYGPRKTLKGHGQFLHAKTLGFTHPTTGELVEFTAEEPAIFKETLEKLREV
- a CDS encoding CPBP family intramembrane glutamic endopeptidase → MKTFVRAFIMTVTYFLPLFLLSTVVSGETVTSYLLAGVLTVLAYLGLVWLYLTFWDKKPWSVMKLRVDHQAIKGFVLAASWTVIIVVASCVGAIFLGDVDKSAASWSVANLVKAFVSAFLIQGFPEELVFRGYIFQTLHLKPAHKMLASAALFAAIHLVHLTSGWGFGLLTTAMAFSFGLFAAILRDRYQTTWAAVAVHGGIHMTRKMFELAGYGFGNSHFMLAGAGFLLCSIYLLWRWYRPVADV
- the pyrR gene encoding bifunctional pyr operon transcriptional regulator/uracil phosphoribosyltransferase PyrR translates to MKKKEIVDDVTMKRAITRITYEIIERNKNLDKIVLAGIKTRGVYIAQRIQERLKQLENLDVPLIELDTKAFRDDVKAEQDTSVFPIEIDGTDVILVDDVLYTGRTIRAAIDNIVSHGRPARVGLAVLVDRGHRELPIRADYVGKNIPTSESEEIEVLVTEVDGKDSVNIIDPS